From a single Gimesia fumaroli genomic region:
- the coxB gene encoding cytochrome c oxidase subunit II: protein MKLFIPNLLANDEAGFWFPSQGSTVAESVDSVYFFILYVCTFFFVLIVGLMVLFMIKYRHRPGVEAEKTVTHNLTLELSWSVIPTLLTIVMFWIGFTSYLDMRTPPASSYEISVVAKKWSWAFKYPNGWIESELHIPKGEDVTLTMASDDVIHSLWIPAFRTKMDVVPGRYTQEWFNATKAGTYPLMCAEYCGQKHSEMVTKVVVHETRGDFDKWLQVASDIHKNKTPVEAGEYFYKSRGCIQCHSLDGVPKNGPSFKELFGKERKFTDGTSTIADANYIRQSILEPQSKIVDGFRPIMPTFKGQLTDQDITAIIAFIKSQK from the coding sequence ATGAAACTATTCATCCCTAATCTATTAGCGAATGACGAAGCCGGGTTTTGGTTCCCGTCTCAAGGTTCCACGGTGGCAGAGAGCGTTGACTCTGTCTACTTCTTTATCCTGTATGTCTGCACGTTCTTTTTCGTGTTGATTGTCGGTTTGATGGTCCTGTTTATGATCAAATACCGTCATCGCCCAGGTGTAGAAGCAGAAAAAACGGTCACGCATAACCTGACATTGGAATTGTCCTGGTCAGTCATTCCGACACTGCTGACGATCGTCATGTTCTGGATCGGATTTACTTCATATCTTGATATGCGAACGCCCCCCGCTTCTTCCTATGAAATTAGTGTCGTCGCCAAGAAGTGGTCCTGGGCATTCAAATATCCCAACGGCTGGATTGAAAGCGAACTGCATATTCCCAAAGGGGAAGATGTAACCTTGACAATGGCTTCGGATGATGTGATTCACAGCCTGTGGATTCCTGCCTTCCGTACCAAGATGGATGTCGTGCCCGGCCGTTATACACAGGAATGGTTCAACGCTACCAAAGCGGGAACTTATCCGCTGATGTGTGCCGAATACTGCGGGCAGAAACACTCGGAAATGGTGACCAAAGTGGTCGTCCATGAGACCCGTGGCGACTTTGATAAGTGGCTGCAGGTGGCGTCCGATATTCATAAAAACAAGACCCCCGTGGAAGCGGGTGAATATTTTTACAAAAGCCGTGGCTGCATTCAGTGCCATTCACTGGATGGGGTACCTAAGAATGGACCATCGTTCAAAGAACTGTTTGGCAAAGAGCGAAAATTCACAGATGGGACATCCACGATTGCAGATGCAAACTATATTCGTCAGTCGATCCTGGAGCCGCAATCCAAAATTGTGGATGGCTTCCGACCGATCATGCCGACCTTCAAAGGGCAGTTAACGGATCAGGATATCACTGCAATCATTGCATTCATCAAGAGTCAAAAGTAG
- a CDS encoding cytochrome c oxidase subunit 3, with translation MLFTSRDRLSQRDFGLAIFLFTLSVLFAGGLIAYVIVRSNLAKTYEPTALVIPSALWLSTVLLALGSFSIHRALSFVRQEKQQQFRNCLNLTFLLGGAFFVIQTIGLIHVLRQHSEVLLVLDQAKNVYHYPSSYGVLFSFVLLHALHFVVAFGILGFVIYKAYLYQYDHEYHWGVHACSIVWHFLGIVWVCMLLLFCFVG, from the coding sequence ATGTTATTTACATCTCGGGATCGGTTAAGCCAGAGAGACTTCGGTCTGGCAATTTTTCTATTTACACTGTCAGTCCTGTTTGCAGGTGGTTTGATTGCCTATGTGATTGTGCGATCAAACCTGGCGAAAACGTATGAGCCAACGGCGCTCGTCATTCCTTCAGCACTCTGGCTCAGTACGGTATTGCTGGCGTTGGGAAGTTTTTCCATTCATCGGGCTTTGTCTTTTGTCCGTCAGGAAAAACAGCAGCAGTTCCGGAATTGTCTGAATCTTACATTTCTGCTGGGTGGTGCGTTTTTTGTCATTCAGACGATCGGGCTGATTCATGTGCTACGCCAGCATTCCGAAGTGCTGCTCGTTCTGGATCAAGCCAAAAATGTGTATCATTATCCCAGCAGTTATGGCGTGCTGTTTTCATTTGTGCTGCTGCATGCCCTGCATTTTGTCGTCGCTTTCGGCATTCTGGGATTCGTGATCTACAAAGCATATCTGTATCAGTACGATCATGAATATCACTGGGGCGTGCATGCCTGTTCGATCGTCTGGCATTTTCTAGGCATCGTTTGGGTCTGCATGTTATTGCTTTTCTGTTTTGTGGGATAA
- a CDS encoding cytochrome C oxidase subunit IV family protein, producing the protein MSDHAESGVHTESPQSCHVHIVPVKVLIGVFLALVALTVLTVEAAKYDVGAMDVIVSMAIATLKASLVVFIFMHLWYDKPLNRIMFFFSIVFAAFFLCMILLDSHAYDNYVQGFQQDKAPAAAPAPAPAAAPAKK; encoded by the coding sequence ATGTCAGATCATGCTGAAAGTGGTGTTCACACAGAAAGCCCGCAAAGCTGCCACGTACATATTGTGCCAGTGAAAGTTCTGATCGGCGTGTTTCTCGCCTTGGTTGCTTTGACTGTACTCACTGTGGAAGCCGCAAAGTATGATGTGGGAGCCATGGATGTGATTGTTTCGATGGCGATTGCCACACTCAAAGCATCACTGGTTGTCTTCATTTTCATGCACCTCTGGTATGATAAACCACTTAACCGGATTATGTTCTTTTTCTCTATTGTCTTTGCCGCTTTTTTTCTGTGCATGATTCTTTTGGATTCGCATGCGTACGACAATTATGTGCAGGGATTCCAACAGGATAAAGCGCCAGCAGCGGCACCCGCTCCTGCACCAGCAGCCGCCCCTGCTAAGAAATAA
- a CDS encoding cytochrome c oxidase subunit 3, protein MNTAATTTTDEHADSHDHEHHDPRLAHHFDSHQQQFDTGKLGIWLFLVTEVLFFSGLFGFYAVYRSLHPEVFLYASQFLDTTLGAANTVVLLFSSLTMAWGVRCAQLGQTKGLLVCLVTTLACAAIFLGVKSFEYTEKAHHGLLWAGMYHSPEHHEAAAPAAGAASDHAHDDESAAAHDDHSDESLFEKTKHTLSYMTTVLWAVIVLSGVALGVLIKNPNKKTLATIAGCFLISALGMQVGAYASIGYHHLGHAEKPTDEEIQMVETVPAEYAKQKEKVPEPELAGTFFSVYFCMTGLHAIHIIGGMIAISWLIVRTVHGAFTTYYFGAVDFVGLYWHLVDLIWIYLFPLLYLIN, encoded by the coding sequence ATGAATACCGCGGCCACCACGACAACAGACGAACATGCCGACAGCCACGATCATGAGCACCATGATCCCAGGTTGGCGCATCACTTTGATTCGCATCAGCAACAGTTTGACACCGGGAAACTGGGCATCTGGCTGTTCCTGGTAACAGAAGTACTGTTCTTCAGCGGGTTATTCGGATTTTATGCCGTCTATCGCTCATTGCATCCTGAAGTCTTTTTGTATGCCAGCCAGTTCCTGGATACGACCTTAGGCGCAGCCAATACGGTAGTCCTGCTTTTTAGTAGTTTAACGATGGCATGGGGAGTGCGTTGTGCGCAATTAGGTCAAACAAAAGGTCTCTTGGTTTGTCTGGTTACGACACTGGCCTGTGCCGCGATCTTCCTGGGTGTGAAATCGTTTGAATATACAGAAAAAGCTCATCACGGTTTATTGTGGGCCGGCATGTATCACAGCCCGGAACATCATGAGGCGGCAGCACCAGCAGCAGGCGCAGCCTCAGATCATGCTCACGATGATGAGTCGGCAGCCGCACACGATGATCACAGTGATGAATCCTTATTCGAAAAAACCAAACACACTCTCTCTTATATGACAACCGTGTTATGGGCCGTAATTGTGCTCTCCGGTGTCGCTTTGGGAGTACTCATCAAGAATCCAAATAAAAAAACACTGGCCACCATTGCCGGCTGTTTTCTAATCTCTGCACTTGGCATGCAAGTCGGTGCATATGCGAGTATCGGCTATCACCATCTGGGGCATGCAGAAAAGCCAACCGATGAAGAAATTCAGATGGTAGAAACCGTTCCTGCAGAATATGCCAAGCAGAAAGAAAAAGTTCCAGAGCCGGAACTGGCCGGGACATTCTTCAGTGTTTATTTCTGTATGACAGGCTTACACGCGATTCATATCATTGGCGGGATGATTGCCATAAGTTGGTTGATCGTGCGAACTGTGCATGGTGCATTTACCACATACTATTTCGGAGCTGTCGACTTTGTCGGCCTGTATTGGCACTTGGTCGACTTAATCTGGATCTATCTGTTCCCGTTACTGTATTTGATTAACTAG
- the lepB gene encoding signal peptidase I, which translates to MTKKAEKTKSKKDLTRQMEPDKVDKEQIPGRHNELRDTIESIIIALVFAFVFRAYSAEAFVIPTGSMAPTLYGRHKELHCAECGVKYAVGASDELVEKSEYYIPSNKVTGAYCPNCRYYTDLRDAMPFTGDRIIVNKFPFDFGDPNRWDVIVFKYPEASQTNYIKRLVGLPGEEIQISRGDVYARKNEKDPFVILRKDNLEKQLTVQQLVYDDDYPPREILQYDWPERWSPMRQVAPNETKFESLKESAWKLDRESRAYEYQGSAATAQNLEWLRYQHLVPRQSEWALLQENPELFKQTMSSSPPEPRLISDYTAYNNYSGGSPNSSFMYDAAFWVGDLTLNFDVEFLSEGGEFFVELMRGDRHYRVRFDLKTGVAKLYYVEDFPNPEPVETELASIQTEVKGKGSYSLMFANVDQRLWLWVDGTALDLGNMTQYQPPVSPAPRDGDLAPAGVAGRGTDFVISHLYLQRDIYYRADEYYQSQEYSGDRRHLWELLSDPAAWSRQYEDHQQQVRFAKMSDEEFFVLGDNSARSADSRLWGNDREAERRHAVPRSALVGKAFMIYWPHGIPFMNDGHGYSPNVGPLKKFFYHQTSPGHYPKDPYAKLSVPFYPNFSRMKRIR; encoded by the coding sequence ATGACAAAAAAAGCAGAGAAAACAAAAAGTAAAAAAGATCTGACCAGGCAGATGGAGCCTGACAAGGTAGATAAGGAGCAGATCCCGGGACGGCACAATGAATTACGTGATACGATTGAGTCGATCATCATTGCTCTGGTCTTTGCATTTGTTTTTCGCGCTTACTCAGCCGAAGCGTTTGTGATTCCAACAGGTTCCATGGCGCCGACTCTGTATGGTCGCCATAAAGAACTGCACTGCGCCGAGTGTGGAGTCAAATACGCGGTGGGTGCCAGTGATGAGCTGGTGGAGAAATCGGAATACTATATCCCGTCTAATAAAGTGACCGGCGCGTATTGCCCGAACTGTCGTTACTACACTGATCTGCGAGATGCGATGCCATTTACAGGGGATCGCATTATTGTCAATAAATTCCCCTTTGATTTCGGTGACCCCAATCGCTGGGACGTGATTGTATTCAAGTATCCAGAAGCGTCGCAGACAAACTACATCAAGCGGCTGGTTGGCTTACCCGGCGAAGAAATTCAAATTTCGCGAGGCGACGTCTATGCCAGAAAAAATGAGAAGGACCCCTTTGTCATTCTCCGCAAGGACAATCTGGAGAAACAACTGACGGTTCAGCAACTGGTCTATGACGATGATTATCCTCCTCGCGAAATTCTGCAGTATGACTGGCCGGAACGCTGGTCTCCGATGCGCCAGGTCGCTCCGAATGAGACAAAGTTTGAGAGCTTGAAAGAGTCGGCCTGGAAGCTGGATCGTGAATCGCGGGCTTATGAATATCAGGGAAGTGCAGCGACAGCACAGAATCTGGAATGGCTGCGGTACCAGCATTTAGTGCCTCGCCAATCGGAGTGGGCTCTGCTGCAGGAGAATCCGGAATTATTCAAGCAGACGATGAGCTCTTCCCCGCCGGAACCACGTTTGATCAGCGACTACACGGCTTACAATAATTACTCGGGAGGATCTCCAAACAGTTCATTTATGTATGACGCCGCATTCTGGGTTGGTGATTTGACGCTCAATTTTGATGTCGAGTTTCTCTCCGAGGGGGGCGAATTCTTTGTCGAACTGATGCGAGGAGATCGTCATTATCGGGTCCGTTTTGATCTGAAGACGGGGGTGGCAAAACTGTATTATGTGGAAGACTTCCCCAACCCGGAACCTGTAGAGACCGAACTGGCATCGATTCAGACCGAAGTCAAAGGCAAAGGTTCATATTCCCTGATGTTTGCGAACGTGGATCAGAGACTCTGGCTCTGGGTCGATGGGACGGCACTTGATCTGGGAAACATGACGCAATACCAGCCGCCTGTTTCTCCCGCTCCCCGAGACGGGGATCTGGCTCCCGCTGGAGTGGCAGGGCGTGGGACTGATTTTGTGATTTCTCATCTGTATCTGCAGCGTGATATCTATTATCGCGCGGATGAATATTATCAGAGCCAGGAGTATTCCGGGGATCGGCGGCATTTGTGGGAGTTACTGTCAGATCCAGCTGCCTGGAGTCGTCAGTACGAAGATCATCAACAGCAGGTTCGTTTTGCGAAAATGTCGGACGAGGAATTTTTTGTACTCGGAGATAACTCTGCCCGTAGTGCTGACAGCCGCTTGTGGGGCAATGATCGCGAGGCTGAGCGAAGACATGCAGTGCCTCGATCCGCACTGGTTGGAAAAGCGTTTATGATTTACTGGCCGCATGGAATTCCCTTTATGAATGATGGCCATGGTTACTCACCCAATGTGGGACCGTTAAAGAAATTTTTCTACCACCAGACCTCGCCAGGACACTATCCCAAAGATCCCTACGCCAAACTTTCCGTTCCCTTTTATCCTAACTTTTCCAGGATGAAGCGAATTCGATAG
- the lepB gene encoding signal peptidase I, which produces MHHSPRQLESQAEEVEHRSSLFRMVLESVVSLAIAVILFRTFQAEGYMISTGSMAPSLLGYHKQVKCPRCDYSFTYGVAYDDSVSANRFQAQQHSDGEALHQSGPYATCPNCNTHSIDLTNVPRNEGDQLLVFKHAYYLKGPQRWDVAVFQNPIKPTQAYVKRVVGLPGEAVQVKQGDLYIDGKIQRKDLPTQRAVRLLVHDHHYQPKNDEFFLPRFVPVEEADGEQGSHQHWVPQDEGFVFDASEVDPLSSAAPEELSWVKYQHWMRSGGHYLTTVPLEVWPEEIEPPEPVLGPVQFDSKKKQLSCRGAMASEDCHRFLDQTENDEFRYAVALLYEKSHVAPVLDHYAYNSGLENQEAIPIHDFMFECDLKAGSDESQFAIEMFDGQHRFRNMIDFKSKQVALFVDDQQQPVRTGRLSNTAQQESMQLEMSIMDRQVLFAINGQLIYQPLLFSETSEPRESIRVPVRFGATGGQFAVTRLKLYRDIHYTRGKGLHGVEEPYQLDQQSYFVLGDNSPVSLDSRSWADGKVERKYLLGKPFLVHLPSRQGEVKIGSHVGHIRIPDFSRIRYIH; this is translated from the coding sequence ATGCACCACTCTCCCCGTCAACTTGAATCCCAGGCAGAAGAGGTGGAACATCGCTCCAGCCTGTTCCGCATGGTGCTGGAATCAGTGGTTTCATTGGCCATCGCCGTGATTCTTTTCAGGACCTTCCAGGCAGAAGGTTATATGATTTCAACGGGCTCTATGGCGCCTTCTCTCTTGGGATATCACAAACAGGTGAAGTGCCCCCGTTGCGATTATTCTTTCACGTATGGCGTGGCCTATGACGATTCTGTATCGGCGAACCGATTTCAGGCTCAGCAACATTCCGATGGGGAAGCCCTGCATCAGTCGGGGCCATACGCAACCTGTCCCAATTGTAATACTCACTCTATTGATTTAACGAACGTTCCGCGGAACGAGGGAGATCAGCTACTGGTCTTCAAACATGCTTATTATTTGAAGGGACCCCAGCGATGGGACGTTGCCGTATTTCAGAATCCGATTAAGCCGACTCAGGCGTATGTGAAACGCGTTGTCGGTTTGCCCGGAGAGGCCGTGCAGGTCAAGCAGGGCGACCTGTATATTGATGGAAAGATTCAACGCAAGGACTTGCCAACACAACGCGCAGTCAGGCTGCTCGTTCATGACCACCACTATCAACCGAAAAACGATGAATTCTTTCTCCCTCGGTTTGTTCCGGTTGAAGAAGCAGATGGGGAACAAGGCAGCCATCAGCACTGGGTCCCTCAGGATGAGGGGTTCGTGTTTGATGCCAGTGAAGTCGATCCATTGAGTTCAGCGGCTCCAGAAGAGTTGTCTTGGGTTAAGTACCAGCACTGGATGCGATCGGGGGGCCATTATCTCACAACGGTGCCACTGGAAGTGTGGCCAGAAGAAATTGAACCGCCGGAGCCGGTCCTGGGACCTGTTCAATTTGATTCGAAAAAAAAACAGTTAAGCTGTCGAGGGGCGATGGCATCCGAGGACTGTCATCGGTTTCTGGATCAAACAGAAAATGATGAATTTCGTTATGCAGTTGCGCTTTTGTATGAGAAGTCACATGTGGCTCCCGTGCTCGATCATTATGCCTATAATTCAGGACTGGAAAATCAAGAAGCGATTCCCATTCACGATTTCATGTTTGAATGCGATTTGAAAGCTGGTTCCGATGAGTCCCAGTTTGCAATCGAAATGTTCGATGGCCAGCACCGATTTCGGAACATGATCGATTTCAAGTCAAAGCAGGTGGCTCTGTTTGTGGATGATCAGCAGCAGCCTGTGCGAACAGGCCGTTTGAGTAACACTGCACAACAGGAATCGATGCAGCTTGAGATGTCGATTATGGATCGTCAGGTTTTGTTTGCCATCAATGGTCAATTAATTTATCAGCCGTTATTATTCAGTGAGACGTCTGAGCCACGAGAATCAATTCGGGTTCCCGTTCGGTTTGGTGCAACTGGGGGGCAGTTTGCAGTCACCCGGCTGAAGCTCTATCGTGACATTCATTATACGCGCGGGAAAGGTCTGCACGGGGTTGAAGAACCCTATCAGCTGGATCAGCAAAGCTATTTTGTACTCGGAGATAACAGCCCGGTTTCATTGGACAGTCGGAGTTGGGCGGATGGGAAAGTTGAACGTAAATATTTACTGGGAAAGCCTTTTCTCGTGCATTTACCATCGCGGCAGGGGGAAGTGAAAATCGGCAGTCATGTCGGTCACATACGCATTCCAGATTTCTCCCGGATTCGCTATATTCATTAA
- a CDS encoding cytochrome c oxidase subunit I, with protein MATIVDSSNPTSDFPIQYRELNYLNCSKGWKSWFFTLDHKRIGIMYLIGVTCAFFLGGIFAVLLRTELLSPSKVLMGPDAYNQMFTLHGAIMTFLVIIPGVPAAIGNIILPVMLGAKDVAFPRMNLGSFYLWMFGAAFFLAAMVLGGLDTGWTFYTPYSITTSTAVITALLGVFILGFSSIFTGLNFIVTIHTMRPPGMTWFKMPLFLWALYATALIQVLATPVLGITGLLLVVERAFHIGIFDPALGGDPVLFQHFFWFYSHPAVYVMILPAMGVISEVIAVHSRKHIFGYRFIAYSSIAIAIFGFLVWGHHMFVSGQSKMVAVIFSGITFSVSIPSAIKVFNWLTTMYKGSIRFTTAMCYGLAFIFIFSIGGLTGLFLATLATDIHLHDTYFVVAHFHYVMMGSSLVGLFAAIHHWWPKISGKMFNEFWGRIACLGVFLGFNLTFFPQFILGTRGMPRRYYTYLPEFQNLHIMSTMGAYLLGLSSALMAATLIYSVYRGKKAPANPWGGASLEWQCSSPPPHNNFDHPPLAGDPYVMESVVYNEEIGGFVPVECQGDNKESVTASGDKEV; from the coding sequence ATGGCAACAATAGTTGACTCCTCCAATCCAACATCAGATTTCCCGATTCAATACCGCGAATTGAATTATTTGAATTGCTCGAAGGGCTGGAAAAGCTGGTTTTTCACCCTCGACCATAAACGCATCGGTATCATGTACCTGATCGGTGTGACGTGCGCCTTTTTCCTGGGTGGGATTTTTGCGGTCCTGCTGAGAACGGAATTGTTGTCACCATCAAAAGTCTTAATGGGGCCTGATGCGTACAATCAGATGTTTACCCTGCATGGTGCCATCATGACCTTCCTGGTGATCATTCCCGGGGTTCCGGCGGCGATTGGAAATATTATTCTGCCGGTGATGCTGGGAGCCAAGGATGTCGCCTTTCCGCGCATGAACCTGGGGAGTTTTTACCTCTGGATGTTCGGTGCCGCATTCTTCCTGGCGGCGATGGTATTGGGGGGGCTGGATACAGGCTGGACCTTCTATACTCCTTACAGTATCACCACCAGCACGGCTGTAATTACCGCGCTGCTGGGGGTCTTTATTCTGGGCTTCAGCTCGATTTTTACCGGGTTGAATTTCATTGTGACGATTCACACCATGCGACCTCCGGGAATGACCTGGTTCAAAATGCCGCTGTTTTTATGGGCACTTTACGCGACTGCCCTGATTCAAGTTCTGGCGACACCTGTGCTGGGGATTACCGGCCTGCTCCTGGTTGTGGAACGTGCGTTTCACATCGGAATTTTTGATCCGGCATTAGGCGGCGATCCGGTGCTGTTCCAGCACTTCTTCTGGTTCTATTCTCACCCGGCCGTATATGTGATGATTCTGCCGGCAATGGGTGTGATCAGCGAAGTGATTGCCGTTCATAGTCGCAAACACATTTTCGGATACCGGTTCATTGCCTACAGTAGTATCGCAATTGCCATCTTTGGCTTTTTGGTCTGGGGGCATCACATGTTTGTTTCCGGCCAGTCCAAAATGGTCGCTGTGATCTTTAGTGGTATCACTTTCAGTGTGTCTATTCCGTCGGCCATTAAAGTGTTTAACTGGCTTACTACTATGTATAAAGGCTCGATTCGTTTCACAACAGCCATGTGTTATGGTCTGGCCTTCATCTTCATTTTCTCAATTGGTGGTTTGACCGGGCTGTTTCTGGCGACACTGGCGACCGACATCCATTTGCACGATACCTATTTTGTCGTGGCTCACTTCCACTATGTGATGATGGGGTCATCGCTCGTTGGGCTGTTTGCAGCCATCCATCACTGGTGGCCTAAAATTAGCGGCAAGATGTTTAATGAGTTCTGGGGACGGATTGCCTGTCTGGGTGTCTTCCTGGGATTCAACCTGACATTCTTCCCACAGTTCATTTTAGGGACCCGCGGTATGCCTCGTCGGTATTACACCTATTTGCCGGAATTTCAGAACCTGCACATTATGTCGACGATGGGGGCTTATCTGTTAGGACTCAGCTCGGCCCTGATGGCTGCCACACTGATCTATTCGGTCTACCGCGGCAAGAAGGCGCCTGCCAATCCCTGGGGCGGTGCTTCGCTGGAATGGCAATGTTCTTCACCACCACCACACAATAACTTCGATCATCCTCCTCTGGCCGGCGATCCCTACGTCATGGAATCGGTCGTTTATAATGAGGAAATCGGAGGCTTCGTTCCCGTTGAATGTCAGGGGGATAACAAAGAATCTGTGACCGCATCAGGAGATAAAGAAGTTTAA